DNA from Chryseomicrobium sp. FSL W7-1435:
TAAGTAAATACGTCTCACGCCGAGGCATGAGACGCATGTTGGTTTACTCTAATCCTGTGAACTCACTTGCCTCATAGTATTCTGAGTCGATAAGCTCTGCTTTTACATTTTCTTGATCGACAACAATAACATCTGTTTGTTTAGCTTTTACTTCTACTGCACCATTGTCATAAGAACCTGTTGTTTCTGGGTCATTACCGTCTAAGATATCAACCGCCATACCCATTGCATCTTGAACCAATGTACGTACGTCTTTAAATACAGTCATAGATTGTTGACCATCAATAATGTATTGAATAGACGCTTTTTCAGCATCTTGACCAGTTACAAAGAATGATGTGATAGCACTATCAGAACCAAATACATCTGCAATTGCGCGAGCTGTTCCATCGTTAGGTGCTAAAATAGCTACATCACCTTTTTGATCGTCAGCTGCTGCTGTTAAGTGTGTTTGTGCCTTGTTTTTCGCTTCGTTTGGATCCCAGTTCGTTGTTACTTGACCAATAATTTTACCAAGTTCATCGCGAGAAAGTTCTGCTTTGTCGCTAAGCGCTTCTGCTTCAGAAGAGTTAGCAATGACAAATGTGCCATCTGCAATTTTTGGTTGTAATACTTCCCAAGCACCTTGGAAGAATAAGAAGGCGTTGTTATCAGATGCCGCTCCTGCATAAAGATAAAGTGGGATTCCTGAACCATCTGCATTATCAATCAAATATTGTGCTTGTGCTGCACCTACTGCTAAGCTATCGAATGTCACGTAATAATCTACTGCATCTGTATCTGTGATCAAACGGTCATAAGAAATGACAGTAACACCTTCTTGTTTTGCCGCTTCAACTGCAGCACCCGCTGCCGCTCCGTCATGAGGAGTGATGATCAATACATCAATTCCTTTATTTAATAGTGCATCTACATTTTCTTTTTCTTTTGCAGATGACCCTTGGCTAAATAAAATCTCTGTTGAATAATCTGAATCAGCTAAAGCATCTTTAAAGCGCTGCTCATCTTGTACCCAACGTGGCTCATCTTTTGTTGGTAAAACGATCCCCACGTCTACACCACTACTTGAATCTCCACCTGTTGAATTACACCCAGCAACAAATACCATGGACGCTGCAAGTAACCCAGCCCATTTCCACATATTGTTTTTCTTCATTTCTAAACCCTCTCCCTTTGTTTATGATGATTTCTACTTCAGTATAGAAAGTTAAGCATTTGGATGTAAGCGCTATCACGGGTAATCTTTTACTATCATCTGTATTTTTTTAAGATGTTGTCCGAAAATTAAAAAAAGAAAATCAGACAAAAATAAATCAGCAGGTTCTCTAGGTTGAATTCCAGAGAATCTGCTGACTATTGTTTACATTGAGTTCCGTATATATATTCTTTTAGCCTATTAAGCTAATTACACCCATTTAGCTAAATCTTGAATCGGTAAGCGAACGGATTGATAGCCGTCCTCTGCTGCTTGACCGATTGAAATGAGCATAACTGGTTCAAAGCGCTCTTTCTCTAATCCAAAAGCTTCTGCGATCTTGGCTTTTTCAAAACCACCGATTGGATTTGTTGCATAGCCACGACTTTGAGCAGATAACATTATTTGCATCGATACAAGTCCTGCATCAATAAAATTCATAGCTCTCATGTCTTCTCGTGGAATGTCATTTAACATATTTTTAATCATTGGCACTTGGCGATCACGAACATCAGCAGGCATAACACCTTTTTCTACTGCCAAGTCATAAATTTCTTGGGTTGTATCACTGCTATTCATATCGACAAAAACAGCAATTACAGCAGCTGATGTGTCTACTTGACGTTGGTTAAACTTAGCTAGTTCTTTCAGTTTACCTTTCCCTTCTTCGCTGTCGATAACAAGGAAGCGCCATGGCTGCAAGTTCAATGAAGATGGCGCAAGAGATGCCTCTTCTAATAACTCCATCATCTCTTGTTTTTCAATCTTAACTTCTGGATTGTATACGCGAATCGAACGGCGTTCTTTTACCGTTTGCTGATATGTTGGTTGTGTTATAGTTGTCATTCTAATACCCTCACTTTTTCTTTGCTGAATGCAGACTAGTCTAACGCTAGATTATAGGGAACGTCAATTACTCTGCTTATAATTGCGCGCGTACCATATTTTTGATGCCTCTACTTCGCTTCCCGTCAACTGGTGACCGTATGGCTCAACGTGCATGTCCACTTCTGCTCCATGTTCAAGCAGCATAGCTTTGAGCCCTTCTGATTCTTTATAAGGCACCATTTGATCATTGACTCCGGCCCCTATAAAGACTGGCAACTTTGCTAAATTCGGAATCTGCGCGTCTGGGTTCGGAATCATAGGATGATACAGGATGGCTCCGGCAACGCTTTGTTGTTCCGTCATGATGAGATTAGCCGCGATGTTTGCCCCATTCGAATAACCGACTGCCACCACGTTTTCCCGGTCAAAATTATAGTCATTCGCAGCTTGTTGAATGTAGTCATGTAATTCCTTCGTTCGGAAGGCCAAATCTTCTTGATCCAGTACTCCCATTGCTAGACGCTTGAAAAAGCGTGGCATCCCATTCTCAAGGACGTTTCCACGTACACTTAGAACGTTAGCTTCTTCATCAATCATCGAAGCAATCGCTAACAAGTCGTGTTCGTTCCCTCCTGTACCGTGCAATAACAGTAGTGTAGGTGCTTGGGGGTTAGTACCTTGTTTGAATACATGTTTCATAGTTTATCAGTCTCCTTTGCGAGCTGCTTTGCCCAATTTTCGTGTAATTTCTAACCATTGTTTAAATTCCTCTTCTTCAATCCCAGTAAAATACTGACTCATTCGCTCAAGATGCTCAGGAAATGCTTGTTCCATCAACTGTTGTCCTGATGCACTCAGCTCTATATACGTAATACGTCGATCTTCCGTACAGACCGTACGTGTAATAAGTTGCTTCTTCACAAGTTTATCTAGTACGTATGTTGTACTACCGCTTGTAATCAATACATGTTTGGCTACCTTTTGAACCGGTTGTCTTCCTTGATGATAGAGCAGTTCAAGAACTGAAAACTCAGTAACGTGTAACTCATTTTTCACGGCATCTTCTTTGATTCGTTGGTGAAAGGCGCCAGACGTCCGAACGAGTGCTTCAATTGCTAAACCTACTTGTTTCGTATCCATACTTACACGCCTCCTTTATCTTGATTTCAAGATAATTGTATCATAGGAACTTGTAGTCGTCAAAAAAAGAGCCTGGAGTTCCCTCCAGACTCTTACTACTTAAACGCGTTCGATAATCATGGCAATGCCTTGGCCGCCACCGATACAAAGACTGGCAACACCATATTGTAAGTTCCGTTCTTGCAACTCATAGGCAAGACTTAAAACGATTCGTGCTCCACTAGTACCAACAGGGTGACCAAGCGCTAAAGCACCGCCATTGACATTCGTTTTTGCACGGTCAAGACCGAGTTCTTTCTCAACAGCCAAATACTGGGCCGCGAACGCTTCATTGACTTCCACTAAATCCATTTGATCCAGTGTCATGTTTGCGCGCTCCAGAGCCTGTTTAATTGCTGGGACTGGACCGATTCCCATGATTTCAGGATCTACTCCAGAAACACCCCATGACACAATACGAGCAATTGGCTTTAACTCTTGTTTCGTTACAGCTTCTTCTCCTGCAAGTACTAAGCTTGCTGCACCATCATTAATCCCACTAGCATTTCCAGCTGTTACAGAACCTTCTTTTTTAAACGAAGGACGAAGTTTTCCGAGCGACTCTACTGTCGTGTCAGGTTTAATATGTTCATCTAGCTCGACCATGACAGTTCCTTTTCGAGAGGTCAGTGGAAACGGCACGATCTCTTTTGCAAACCTTCCTGATTCACGTGCCGCTGCTGCACGCTGGTTACTCTCAACTGCAAACGCATCTTGTTCTTCACGACTGATGGTATACATGTCGGCAAGCTTTTCTGCAGTCATACCCATCCCATTGCCCGTATAGTCATCGGTTAGAGTAGACAGTATCATGTCTTCAAACTTCATCGGTCCTAGCTTTGCTTGATGGAATCTGCTCGTGAAACTTGCAAAAGGTGCCATAGACATGTTCTCGGCTCCACCAGCTAAAACCACATCTGCTTCACCCAGTTGAATCAACTGAGCTGCCGACACAAGCGCTTGCGTCCCAGAACCGCATAGACGGTTTAGCGTTAATGCTGGAACTTCTTTTGGAACACCCGCTTTTAGACCAATGTGACGCGCAAGGTAAGCCGCATTTGTATGTGAATGAATGACATTGCCATAAATGACATGATCAATTTGTTCAGGCAAAACACCTGCTCGCTTCATTGCTTCTTGCGCAGTTACTTTCCCAAGCTCATCCGCTGGTACAGCTGAGAATGATCCCCCAAATGCTGTAAATGCCGTGCGTGCTCCTTCTACTATATAAACATTTTTCAATTTATAGTTCCCCTTTACGTTTTCTATACTAAGTTCATTACCGTTTTCACTGATTCAGCTGAGCGGTCAAGTGCCGTCTTTTCAGCTTCTGTAAGTTCGAGTTCAATAATTCGTTCGATGCCGTTTCCGCCAAGCACAGTCGGTACACCCAAATAAATATCTGAGTAGCCGTACTCTCCTTCTAAATAAGCAATGGCCGGTAAAATCCGCTTCTCGTCTTTAATGAGTGCTTCAGCCATTTCAACGAGTGCTGCGGCAGGTGCATAATAAGCACTTCCGTTACCAAGCAATGCTACAATTTCTCCGCCGCCTTTGCGTGTGCGTTCTACTATAGCTTGCAAACGTTCTTCGGAAAGCAACACAGTTAGTGGTACTCCACCAGCGCTCGAATACCGAACCAGCGGCACCATGTCATCCCCATGTCCACCTAACACAAAGCCTGTGATGTCTTTCGCCGAGATGTTCAATTCTTCTGCTACGAAAGTAGAAAATCTAGCTGTATCAAGTACACCGGATTGACCAATGACACGGTTTTTTGAGAAGCCTGTCGTCTTGTAACATACGTAAGTCATGGCATCCACTGGATTACTGAGGACAAGGATGAAACTGTTTGGTGCATAGTGTTTAATGTTTTCTGATACTGTCCTCATGATTCCTGCATTCGTGGCTACCAAATCATCACGGCTCATGCCAGGCTTGCGAGCAATTCCCGCTGTAACAATAACAAGGTCCGCGTCACGAATCGCCTCATAATCGGAAGCCCCTTGAACTCGAGTGCTAAACTTTTGGACAGGTCCTGTCTCCAGCATATCAAGCGCTTTTCCTTTAGTCGGATTCTCTTGTTGTGGGATGTCTAGTAAGACAACATCCCCTAACTCCTTCTGTGCGAGCATAAAAGCTGTTGTAGCTCCTGTAAAACCCGCCCCGATCACAGCAATCTTAGTACGTCGAAAAGTCATTGTAACTCCCCCTATAAAGTGACTGAATGAAAACGCCTTCTTTTCCATTGTAATCCTTTTAATCGTATTTCGCGAACGCAAAAAAGACCATCATTAAATGGTCTTTAAATGGTGGTAATGCCGGACATCATTGCAATATAAGCCGAAAGAATAGCAGCTAGACTAAAGAACCCTCCTGCTAGAAGTGGCGCTCGCTTAATAAATGATGTAACAACCAAACCACTAAACAAAATTGCGAGACCTCCAAACAACACAGTTCCAATACCTACTTGTAATCCTAGTTGAACACCGGACTGAACAGAGTCTTGTAAAAAGAACGTGGACAGCGCCGATAAATTTGCTTCCATAACCATGCTGCTTGGGGGAGCTTGATGGCTGAAAAACGCAGTAACTGTAAAAATCGCAACCAAGATAATGGATTCTGCCCGTACCCATGGGATAGGGTCCAATTTTCGTGATTCGATCCATCGTTTCATAAAGAAGCTGTTAATGACAATGTAAGCAACGAGGGGGATCATCAATACCTGTTTGATGAAAAGTCCTTGCCCATAGGAAGTGCTGAGTCCTGTCGCATAATTCGGAACCGTTAAATCCATTAGCAAGAATCCACTTACCCCCATCGTTACGAAACTAATGAAAGCTACGGGAGAGAACCACTTCAACCAAGGCAGCCAGTTCTGTGTATTCGTTGAGAACCATGCAATTACTAATACCACTCCGACCCATACCGCTGCTGCCAGTAGGTGCAAAAAGTCACCAATAAAACCTTTGATTGGCGCGATAGAGCTTGCATGACTAGCCCAAGCAATCGTCCCTATTAAAAATGTCGTCAATGCAAGATACCCTGCTTGGAAATACCATTCGCGTCTCTCTTGAAATACTGTGTAAAACAAAATTAACAGCACGCCTCCTAGAAGTGTGAAATCCCAAGCGATGCCTGTTCGGTAAGAGAGCAAGACCGTTTCAAGTGCAGTAGTAAACGATTGACGTGGCATTAGAGCAAATGTGATCTGAAGTATAGGTATAAACGCCCCAATCACCACTGCTAGTGTACTGATGAGTATTATAATTGGAGATACTCGCAAAGCGGGCCGTTTGGTTTCAGGGACCGCCAGCAATAAAAAACTTCCAACAAGAACAGCCAGTCCAAGCGACAGTACAAGCTGCCCTGCCATAACGAGGAGTTCCATTACGCTCTCTTTCTTCTTGTAATAGTAAGAATGCTAACTGCCACTAAAACTACCGCTAGTGCGGCAATGATCCAAATGAATGGTGAAGTGCCCTCTTCTTCAGCTGTTGCTGTTGTAGACGCCACTTCTGTCGCTTGAGATGAGTCATCCATTTCTTCTTGCTCCCCGGCAACCGGCTCTTCCTCTTCTTCCGTTGCCACCTCTTCTTCAGCAGCTACTTCCTCCACTGGTGCATTGACAGTAAATCCAAACGTCCCGTTTAGTGGATGTCCGTCTTCACTGATCGAATTCCAATTGACAGTGTACGTGCCGTTTTCAAGGGGCTGTTCTAATTGACCCGTTAAAACGCCGTCCTCAATTGTGAAGTCTGTCACAGCTACTTCTTGCCCAGATTCCGTTAAGACATCAAATACACTACCTTCCTCAATTTGACCTGAGTACGTAAGTGTAATCGCATCAATTGTTTCTGTCAGCTCTGCTCCGTCTTCTGGAGTTGTTGCGCTAAGTTCAGTGTGTGCAGAAGCGACTGATGTAATAAATAAACTCATTAAAATAGTGATTAAAATTAAGCTACGTTTCATATGATTTCCTCCTCTAATTTATCCGTTTCTTAGTATAGACGGTGAATGTGAAATTTGAATGAACTGCTAATCCTACTTAGATAACGCGAAAACCTGTAATATGGATCAATTTCTTTTAGACATACCTTCAGAAATCTGTCATCATTGAGTATGGGGTGAGGTAATGAAGCGTCGAAAACAACCAATCAATATGGAGCCGATTCTGCTAAGTTCTGGTGTTCTTTTATTGGTATTTTCAGTGTTTATATCTATACCCATCATCTTATTTATGCAAGATTTGTTATTTTTCAAAGAAGATACACTTACACTCATTCGTCATGACGAAGCATTTACCGGGTTAGCCGTTGCTTTTGCTTGGCTCGGCATTGTCTCACTAAGTGCTTATGGAACAGTTGTTTACGCAGACAAAAAAAGAAAACCTTATCGTTTAAAATGGGCTCATATTGGATTAGCCTTCCTCAGTTTACCTATCGCATTCTTTTCCCTCTTTAGTTACTCAACTGTACAAGAAACGTATATACAATCACACGAGTTTGGAGAGTTCAGTTCTGAACGTATAGAATTGCATGAGGTATTTCAAATCACGCGTCATTATGAACCCAATCCTACCCGAGTGACGTCTATTACATTTGAGAGTCCGAACAAACAAATCACGATCCCATTTAGTGCAGAAGATGGACGAACATCTCGCGCTATTCAACGAATTATTGGCGATTATAATTTTTCAGTGATAGAAGATGGGCTTTAAAAATTTAAGGAGTTGGCTATGGAAGAATTAATCATTTTATTAAAGTACATATTTTTAGGATCTCTACAAGGATTTACAGAACCAATTCCTATCTCATCTAGTGGACACCTTGTGATTGCTCAAGAATTATTCGGTATTGAGATGAGTGTTGACGATTTCACGTTTGAAATCTTAATGAATTTTGCGTCACTTCTTGCGGTTCTGGCTATCTACCGCAAAGACCTTATACGTTTGGCTACAAACTCATTGAGTTATGTACGTATCAAAACGGAAGAAACAAAAAAAGATTTTCAATTTGTGCTCTACTTACTTATCGCAACGATTCCTGCCGGTGTGATTGGCTTATTATTTGAAGATACAATTGCTGCTGTATTCAGGTCGACAAAGACTGTAGCCGTGGCGCTAATTGCTACGGGTATCGCGCTCTTCTTTATTCGAAATTTAAAGGGACGTAAGAATGATGGAGATTTGACGTGGAAAGATGCGGTAATCGTGGGGTTTGCTCAAGCAATCGCCTTAATCCCAGGGGTCAGTCGTTCTGGTGCAACGATTGTTGCAGCGATGGGTCTTGGCATGAAGCAAGAAACGGCACTTCGTTTCTCCTTCTTATTGTTCATTCCTATAAGTTTAGGTCTCATCTTGGTGAAAATACCTGATCTTGCTCTTGGAGACATGTGGCTACCCTACTTACTTGCCTTTATTTTCTCATTCGGGTTCTCTTACTTTGCCTTGAAATGGTTCATGAACATCATGGCGCGTGGTAATCTAATCTATTTCACGATTTACTGTTTAGTTGTCGGGTTTGGATTCTTAATTTTTGGCTAACAAAAAGGAGCAAGGACTTAGCGTCCTGGCTCCTTTTTTTACTTTGTTTCCCGATGCAACGTCACACGCTTCAAACGTGGGCAATATTTTTTTAACTCAATACGCTCCGGATTATTCCGCTTGTTCTTTTTAGTAATGTAATTACGGTCTCCTGTTTCTGTACATGCCAATGTAATGTTTACTCGCATTTTAGGTTCCTCCTAGTTTTGAACGATAGTTTCTGCACCAGGCAGAGTATCGTTAAATGATGACCAATCTTGTTTGAACTCTTCCTCTGACAACAGGCAGCTTTCAAGATCTTGACGAATGCCGGCTTGCTCCATTTTGATTCCTATTAACACAAGCTCTGTTAAATGAGCATCTGTGTCTTCTTCCCAATACCCTATTTTCTCTATCGTCATGGCTGGACCTGCTTGTGAAAGCAAAATGGCATCTTTTGGTCGAGTTGCAATCCATAAGAATCCTTTTGCTCGAACAACTTCCACTGGCCATTCCATCAACCAATCCATTAAACGTTCCGGATGGAAAGGACGTTCAGCTCTAAACACAAAAGATGAAATCCCATACTCTTCAGTCTCTGGGATATGCTCTTCGTTTAGCTCTTTGATCCATCCAGCACCTTGACTAGCTTCTTCAAAATCAAATAGTCCCGTGTCCAATACGTGGTCCAATGGAATTTTCGAATGATCTGTCTCGTAGATTTTCGCCCCTGGATTTAGTTTACGAATGACACCTTTTAACTCAGCTACGTTTTCTTCTTTCAGCATGTCTACTTTATTAATTAAAATGACGTTTGCAAATTCAATCTGATCAATCAGCAAATCTGCCACTTCGCGCTCATCCTCTTCTCCAACTGCTTCTTTCCGGTCGAGAAGCGTTTCTCCTGAAGTGAAGTCATGCCAGAATCGGTTGGCGTCCACCACTGTCACCATCGTATCTAAGCGACTAATTTGTCCTAAATCGATTCCGACAGTTTCATCAATGTAGGTAAACGTCTGGGCAACTGGAATCGGTTCGCTGATTCCTGAAGATTCGATGACCAAATAATCGATGTCTCCTGCTTCAACTAGCTTTTGCACTTCCACGATCAAATCTTCCCGCAAAGTGCAGCAAATACAACCATTCTGCATTTCTACAAGCTTCTCTTCTGTATGGCGAAAGCCACCCTGTTTAACGATTTCAGCATCTATATTGACTTCGCTCATATCGTTTACGATGACAGCCACTTTAAGTCCTTCGCGATTTGCGAGGATATGGTTGAGCAATGTTGTTTTTCCAGCTCCAAGATAGCCACTCAAAACGGTTACAGGAATTTTTCTCATAGTTATTAGCTCCTCACCAATCAAAACGTAATGATTACGTTTTAAAGAATACTTTATCTTCTTGAAATGTGCAAGTGAAACTTTTACAGTGCTCCTTCGTAAGGTAATTTAAAGGAGTGTTGGAAGTGAAAAATTCAGGAGTGTGTCCAAAATGCAACCATGATGAAGTGCTTCATTTACATGGTATTTTAGAACTTAATCAGATTGGAAATAACATTTATACTGGGGCGGCTGGCACAATAACTGCTTCTCCTGTAGGTCGCTATCTTTGTATGCACTGTGGTTATCTGGAAGAATGGCTGGACAATATGCATGACATTGAAAAGATCAAGAAGCGCTATACGCCATTTAAGTGGGGAGATTAAAAAAAGAGCCCTAGATTAGACTCTTTCAAGTGAAACATTTTCAATTCGAGCTTTTAATGGATATAAATATTCTTTGGGCAATGCCCCTAGGTCTTCGAGTGTCATGAAGCGAGTTTCATCCACTCGAACACTTTCTTTATACTGGTAGCCTTCAATTGAAACTTGGTGGACACTTTCGTCAATCAAGTCAAGGAAATCGCTTAGCCGCGTTGCATACAATCCATCTAGCTCTTCACGTTGAATGATAAGGTCATCGAGTTCCCCCTTGTGAACATACAAAAAGACATGGGCAAACTCAGCATCATTTATTTGGTTTGTCTGAATGTGATAGGGAATCACGCCAAGAGACATCAATTCATCAAAAGCGACTAAGATCCCTAGCTCTTCATGCAGCTCTCGCACGCCATCTTCAACACGTTCCGATGCCTCTATGTGACCAGCTGCTGTAATATCTAAATCCCCTGGATAATCCTTTTTCTTTAAACTTCTCTGCTGAAGATAGATCCACCATTCTCCTAGACGTTTCTCAAGCACCCAACAATGAAACACTTCATGCCAATCTCCATCCTTATGAACTTCTTCTCGTTCTTTATCTCGCAAGTAGCGAAAGTCCTTCGTAAATGTTCGTAGTACCTCTACCATTTTCAACTCTCCTCAAAAAAACCTCTTCTGTTTTAGACACCACAGAAGAGGATTTTATTCATTTAATTCAACTTTTCTTTTCCTGGTAAGCTATTGATCTGTAAAGCCGCATACGTATTACAGAATTTAAAGACTGTCTCTACGACAACCTTTGCACTGTATTCCATGAAAGGCTTCATATGATCACGGTTATTAGGATGGTAGAAAGTCGTTAAGAAATCTAATAAAAGATCATTTACAATTTTTGTTGTCATGTACCCAAGTTCTGCGTGACGAGCGCGCTCTTCAAGAGTTTCGCCTTTTAAAACATAGTCTCGTTGTTTCTCCATCATCTTCTGCAATTCTTCTGGATTTTTCACCATGGTGCGCATATTGCTTAGATAAACTTTAAAGCTATCGGGTGTATAAAAGGTTTCTTTATCAATACTTTGAAAGAAAAAGTTGTTCATTCCGTTTGTATGATTGATATAAAAGGCAACGTTTTTTAAGAGTCCTTCTAAATATTCTTCATCCGACTCTACTTTTTCACGCTTCTCTACAAGAATCTTTTGAATCCCTGTCAGGAGTGCTTCTTTCTCCCATTTAGGTTGCTTGGTTACAGCGTTGATCACGCCAGCTGTCTGTTTTGTCAGTAATTCCATTGACATGTTGGTACACTCCTAATTCTAAATTAAATTTTCTGTCAATAAGCGTATGTTCAGTGTAACATATCCACTCTTCTTGTGCAGAACACCAATTATTCCTCTTACAATTCTCGTAGAAAACTGTGGCGTCAGTGAAGACTAACCGACAAAACACCAGCGCAAAAGCGCTGGTGTTTTTTAAAATATGCCCCAGTAAACCAAATGGAAGAACAGAGGCGCTGTATAGGTGAGGCTATCCACTTTATTAATCGTTTTACTCTCAATAACTGGGCCCTCCCCCGTCTCCCGCAAGAAAAAATTACGCTTCAAAGCAGACATGACGGCTGTTCCGAAGAATCCAGTTGCACCAATTAAGAACCCAGCAAATATACTAAACGGTACAGACATCGGTGTAATCCATGGGGCTAGGATGGCAGCAAGAAGGGTTGTTCCTACAATTCCTGCGATGACCCCCTCCCACGTCAAGTCTGGATTGGCAACAGGCAATACTTTTCGTTTTCCCCATTTTTTTGAGACCATGTATTGAATGACATCATTCGCTTGCGTTAAAGGAATAAGAAAGAGAACCATTAAAGCCCCGTACTGCGTTGCAATCCCCACATCATGGCGCGTAATTTCAGGCATCTTCGCAAAAAGTGCCAAGTGGCTTAATCCAAAAACCAATAGCATAAGTCCCCACTGCGTCATACTGACAGATTTTATAAATCCAGCACTGCTCTTTTGAAACAATCGAGCTAATGGCAAAAACAAGAAGACATAAATGGGAATGAACACAATAAACATGCCGTACCAACCAATATGAATCCAGTAAAAATTTATTGGAATGGCAAGGTATGCCCAAATAAAAAGTCTGCGATCATGCTTGCGTGTTTCAAACATTGAAAAATACTCTCGAAGCGCTAGAAAACATAGAACCATTAGTGACAACAAAGAGATAGTCGGATGAACTAAAAAGGACAATCCAAAAATTGTCGCCATCCCCCACCAAAGCTTTGTCCGAATCACCAATTGTTCATATTTATTGAGCCCCTTATTTTTCCTCTTTTGAAAATATGTTATAACTGATACAAGAAGACTAACAGCAATCAAAATCAAAAACACAACATAGACGACATAGAACGTAGAGTTCATAAAATACTCGACTAACACATTCCCACACCCTTGGACTCAAACAGAAGGAGAGGATCCCCTTTGAATGAACGATTTGTTTATATTTTATTGACCGATACCGGCACCGTCTTTACGAAGACAATCAAAACGTATACCAAAGCTCCTTATAATCACTCTTCTCTCTCTCTAGATAAGGAATTAATTCAATTATATAGCTTTGGACGTAAAAAACCCAACAACCCTTTTCAAGCAGGATTTGTGCAGGAAGATGTACGCAATGGAACTTATAAAAAATATCCAAAAACTACATGCGCTCTCTATGAAATACAAGTCAGTCCTAGACAGTACCAAAAAATCGAGCGAATGATTGCTTTGTTTCAAAAAAATAATAAAAAAACCATTTACAACTTACTAGGAATCTTTG
Protein-coding regions in this window:
- a CDS encoding undecaprenyl-diphosphate phosphatase; amino-acid sequence: MEELIILLKYIFLGSLQGFTEPIPISSSGHLVIAQELFGIEMSVDDFTFEILMNFASLLAVLAIYRKDLIRLATNSLSYVRIKTEETKKDFQFVLYLLIATIPAGVIGLLFEDTIAAVFRSTKTVAVALIATGIALFFIRNLKGRKNDGDLTWKDAVIVGFAQAIALIPGVSRSGATIVAAMGLGMKQETALRFSFLLFIPISLGLILVKIPDLALGDMWLPYLLAFIFSFGFSYFALKWFMNIMARGNLIYFTIYCLVVGFGFLIFG
- the rpmG gene encoding 50S ribosomal protein L33, with the translated sequence MRVNITLACTETGDRNYITKKNKRNNPERIELKKYCPRLKRVTLHRETK
- a CDS encoding GTP-binding protein — protein: MRKIPVTVLSGYLGAGKTTLLNHILANREGLKVAVIVNDMSEVNIDAEIVKQGGFRHTEEKLVEMQNGCICCTLREDLIVEVQKLVEAGDIDYLVIESSGISEPIPVAQTFTYIDETVGIDLGQISRLDTMVTVVDANRFWHDFTSGETLLDRKEAVGEEDEREVADLLIDQIEFANVILINKVDMLKEENVAELKGVIRKLNPGAKIYETDHSKIPLDHVLDTGLFDFEEASQGAGWIKELNEEHIPETEEYGISSFVFRAERPFHPERLMDWLMEWPVEVVRAKGFLWIATRPKDAILLSQAGPAMTIEKIGYWEEDTDAHLTELVLIGIKMEQAGIRQDLESCLLSEEEFKQDWSSFNDTLPGAETIVQN
- a CDS encoding NUDIX domain-containing protein, with the translated sequence MVEVLRTFTKDFRYLRDKEREEVHKDGDWHEVFHCWVLEKRLGEWWIYLQQRSLKKKDYPGDLDITAAGHIEASERVEDGVRELHEELGILVAFDELMSLGVIPYHIQTNQINDAEFAHVFLYVHKGELDDLIIQREELDGLYATRLSDFLDLIDESVHQVSIEGYQYKESVRVDETRFMTLEDLGALPKEYLYPLKARIENVSLERV
- a CDS encoding phosphatidate cytidylyltransferase, yielding MNSTFYVVYVVFLILIAVSLLVSVITYFQKRKNKGLNKYEQLVIRTKLWWGMATIFGLSFLVHPTISLLSLMVLCFLALREYFSMFETRKHDRRLFIWAYLAIPINFYWIHIGWYGMFIVFIPIYVFLFLPLARLFQKSSAGFIKSVSMTQWGLMLLVFGLSHLALFAKMPEITRHDVGIATQYGALMVLFLIPLTQANDVIQYMVSKKWGKRKVLPVANPDLTWEGVIAGIVGTTLLAAILAPWITPMSVPFSIFAGFLIGATGFFGTAVMSALKRNFFLRETGEGPVIESKTINKVDSLTYTAPLFFHLVYWGIF